From Sphingobium sp. RAC03, a single genomic window includes:
- a CDS encoding TetR/AcrR family transcriptional regulator, which produces MAEDAAAKDDKTPRTARGERTRRALLAAAAAEFGEKGFHDGSISGITRRAGCALGSFYTYFDSKDDIFRALVADMSGQVRDYVSPRIADARDGIDAERIGLLSFLEFAREHKEIYRIIDEAEFVDQSAYRAHYENTASRMTTRLTKAAARGDIRADVEEVHAWAIMGMNVFLGLRFGVWDDSRPAEEVAAIANALVERGIGTKA; this is translated from the coding sequence ATGGCCGAAGACGCCGCTGCCAAGGACGACAAAACGCCGCGCACCGCCAGGGGTGAGCGAACTCGCCGCGCATTGCTGGCGGCGGCGGCGGCCGAATTTGGCGAAAAGGGTTTTCACGACGGCTCGATCAGCGGCATCACCCGTAGGGCTGGCTGTGCGCTGGGCAGCTTTTACACCTATTTCGACAGCAAGGACGATATCTTCCGCGCGCTTGTCGCCGATATGTCGGGCCAGGTGCGCGATTATGTGTCCCCGCGCATCGCCGACGCCCGCGACGGGATCGATGCCGAGCGGATAGGCCTGCTCAGCTTCCTGGAGTTCGCGCGCGAACATAAGGAAATCTATCGCATCATCGACGAAGCGGAGTTCGTCGACCAGTCCGCCTACCGCGCCCATTATGAAAATACCGCATCCCGCATGACGACCCGCCTCACCAAGGCGGCGGCGCGCGGCGATATCCGCGCCGATGTCGAGGAAGTCCATGCCTGGGCGATCATGGGCATGAACGTGTTTCTGGGCCTGCGCTTTGGCGTTTGGGACGACAGCCGCCCGGCTGAGGAGGTCGCCGCCATCGCCAATGCATTGGTGGAACGCGGCATCGGCACGAAAGCCTGA
- a CDS encoding putative bifunctional diguanylate cyclase/phosphodiesterase has protein sequence MVFARFRRIAEKSQVALHEQYKALTGQIPLMYALMFINVFCLAMVTYGDVPVWLSLSVPATLSVIIVVRGFLWTARKRSVPSPSKMRRHLAGTIVMSAVLSAAFGAWGLFLLNEVATDRITSVALYVFVGSISCCYCLQSLPVAGRFVLLFGAAPVTLCLLTSSDVYLIGIGVTFLIIAAVIMRTLATSQSAFSKLLISRSEMSALVTALRQSEDHYRYSVDLNPQMPWISDAAGAILELSPKWEAVTGMPTADALGSGWTAAVHPADLPPVLDLWHRTTSAPDASAVDVRYRLRDRSGVYRWHRARAQPRRGEDGTILKWYGTLEDIDDQVKAENALRESEERYRLASRATNDIIWDCSLEQDRIDWSEAAFDVLGYAETRTGTSRSWWVDHIHADDQKRVVDNLASLEDVHFNQWVEQFRFRAADGRYLNLVARGYVVRNKDGKPIRLLGSLHDVTAQLQYEAKLKWSASHDALTGLPNRAMFAERLDEALDDARRQGQCVGLIVLDVDRFKTINDTLGHHAGDAVLHDVAAKLSKRLPVGATLARLGGDEFAIILPGLTPEQARQETVDTIMGSLTGSLLHDGRHIDVSLSAGGALAFRDGLDAEELHKCADLALYAAKSEGPGQIRGFTPAMREAVDMEKAMLTKARAALTNDHIIPFYQPKVNLRTGALEGFEALLRIHDQQQGLQPPGAIRAAFEDADLAVRLTDRMLDCIMADMVAWRDQGLAFGRIAFNGAPGDFRRGDFVDRILGRMHKLGLPASLLELEVTETVFVGQLSDRVHNCLETLAAAGVTIALDDFGTGYASLTHLQQFPVHTIKIDRSFVSRLNAAETGDAAIVGAVIDLAKNLGITTVAEGIETAAQAAHLMVKGCDVGQGFLFGRPMARSQIAPILAKWDAPGMIGLCAGSDWADMLRSSMGMHDSGPLSFSESGR, from the coding sequence ATGGTATTTGCTCGGTTCAGACGGATTGCCGAAAAATCGCAGGTGGCGTTGCACGAGCAGTATAAGGCGCTGACGGGGCAGATTCCCCTGATGTACGCCTTGATGTTCATCAACGTCTTTTGCCTGGCGATGGTGACCTATGGCGATGTGCCGGTCTGGCTGAGCCTCAGCGTTCCGGCCACCCTGTCCGTCATTATCGTCGTCCGGGGTTTCCTTTGGACGGCGCGCAAGAGGAGCGTGCCCTCCCCAAGCAAGATGCGGCGGCATCTTGCCGGGACCATCGTCATGTCGGCGGTCCTGAGCGCCGCGTTCGGCGCCTGGGGGCTGTTCCTGCTCAATGAAGTGGCGACCGACCGGATCACATCGGTTGCGCTTTATGTATTCGTTGGCTCGATCAGCTGTTGTTATTGTTTGCAATCCTTGCCCGTTGCCGGACGATTCGTGCTGCTGTTCGGTGCGGCGCCGGTCACCTTGTGCCTGTTGACATCGTCCGACGTCTACCTGATCGGGATCGGCGTCACCTTCCTCATCATTGCGGCCGTGATCATGCGCACGCTTGCGACCAGCCAATCGGCGTTTAGCAAGCTTTTGATCTCGCGGTCCGAAATGAGCGCGCTGGTCACGGCGCTTCGGCAGAGCGAAGATCATTATCGCTATTCGGTCGACCTCAATCCGCAAATGCCGTGGATCAGCGATGCCGCCGGCGCCATCCTCGAACTCAGTCCCAAATGGGAGGCGGTGACCGGCATGCCAACGGCGGATGCGTTGGGTAGTGGGTGGACGGCCGCTGTTCATCCCGCCGATCTTCCCCCGGTTCTCGACCTGTGGCACCGAACGACGAGCGCGCCCGATGCCTCGGCGGTGGATGTGCGCTATCGTTTGCGCGACCGCAGTGGCGTGTATCGCTGGCATCGCGCCCGCGCGCAGCCGCGTCGCGGTGAAGATGGCACCATCCTGAAATGGTATGGCACGCTGGAGGATATCGATGATCAGGTCAAAGCGGAAAATGCGCTGAGAGAAAGCGAAGAGCGGTATCGCCTCGCGTCGCGGGCGACCAACGACATCATCTGGGACTGCTCACTGGAACAGGATCGGATCGATTGGAGCGAGGCCGCCTTCGATGTTCTGGGCTATGCCGAAACCCGCACGGGCACGTCCCGGTCATGGTGGGTCGATCATATCCATGCGGACGATCAGAAGCGCGTTGTCGATAACCTCGCCAGCCTGGAGGACGTGCATTTCAACCAATGGGTCGAACAATTCCGATTTCGCGCAGCCGATGGGCGCTATCTCAACCTCGTCGCGCGGGGCTATGTCGTGCGCAACAAGGATGGCAAGCCGATCCGTCTGCTGGGCTCTCTGCATGATGTCACCGCGCAGTTGCAATATGAGGCCAAGCTCAAATGGTCGGCGTCGCATGATGCCCTGACCGGACTGCCCAATCGCGCGATGTTCGCCGAGCGCTTGGACGAGGCGCTGGACGACGCGCGCCGACAGGGGCAATGCGTCGGCCTGATCGTGCTGGATGTCGACCGGTTCAAGACCATCAACGACACGCTGGGCCATCATGCGGGTGATGCGGTGCTGCATGACGTGGCGGCCAAACTGAGCAAGCGTTTACCGGTCGGCGCGACTTTGGCGCGTCTGGGTGGGGACGAGTTCGCGATTATCCTGCCGGGACTGACCCCGGAACAGGCACGACAGGAAACCGTCGACACTATCATGGGCAGCCTGACCGGTTCCCTGTTGCATGATGGACGCCATATCGATGTCAGCCTGAGCGCGGGTGGCGCGCTGGCGTTTCGGGATGGGTTGGACGCCGAAGAACTGCATAAATGCGCGGACCTGGCCCTCTATGCCGCCAAGAGCGAGGGACCAGGTCAGATACGGGGCTTCACGCCCGCCATGCGCGAAGCGGTGGACATGGAAAAGGCGATGTTGACCAAGGCGCGGGCGGCCCTGACCAACGACCATATCATCCCCTTTTACCAGCCGAAGGTGAACCTGCGTACCGGGGCGCTGGAGGGTTTCGAAGCCTTGCTGCGCATTCATGATCAACAGCAGGGGCTTCAGCCGCCCGGCGCAATCCGCGCGGCGTTCGAAGACGCGGATCTGGCCGTCCGGCTGACCGATCGGATGCTCGATTGCATCATGGCGGATATGGTCGCCTGGCGCGACCAGGGCCTCGCCTTTGGGCGGATCGCGTTCAACGGCGCACCGGGCGACTTCCGCCGGGGTGATTTCGTCGATCGCATCCTGGGGCGGATGCACAAGCTGGGGCTGCCCGCCAGCCTGCTGGAACTGGAGGTCACGGAAACCGTGTTCGTGGGGCAATTGTCCGATCGGGTCCATAATTGCCTGGAGACATTGGCCGCGGCGGGCGTGACGATTGCCCTGGATGATTTCGGTACGGGCTATGCGTCGCTGACGCACCTGCAACAATTTCCGGTTCACACGATCAAGATCGACCGGTCTTTCGTGTCGCGCCTCAATGCCGCGGAAACGGGTGATGCCGCTATTGTCGGGGCGGTCATCGACCTTGCGAAAAATCTGGGCATAACGACGGTCGCCGAAGGCATAGAGACGGCTGCACAAGCGGCGCATCTGATGGTCAAGGGGTGCGATGTCGGTCAGGGCTTCCTGTTCGGGCGCCCCATGGCACGATCGCAAATCGCGCCTATCCTGGCGAAGTGGGATGCGCCCGGCATGATCGGTCTGTGCGCCGGGTCGGACTGGGCGGACATGCTGCGGTCCAGCATGGGGATGCATGATAGCGGGCCGCTCTCCTTCTCGGAATCGGGGCGATGA